The Chloroflexota bacterium nucleotide sequence GGTACTCACACAAATCTCCTTTTGCGCCTGTTAGACCACTTATTAGCCAGCGCCCGTGCGCTGTGATGCGACTTCCAGCGCTCAATGCACAGTTTTTCCAATCATCCCCGCGCCGCCCGGGTGACTGGAATGCGAGGTCTTAGATATCGCCATATCCTACCGCTGCCAAGAAAGCGCGGGCAATCACAGCATGGCCGGGCAAATCGGGATGAATGCGGTCCGCAGCCCACTCTGCCGGAGGCTGCGCTTCCAGCGCTATATCGAAGGCGGCTTGGGTGCGGACAAGAATGGCGTCAAATTCCCCGGCGAGACGGTGTACGACCTCAATGTACGCATCGATATGGGCACGGAAATGCATCCAGCCGGCCGTCAAGAGGGGATCGTCTCGCACGCCGCTCGCGCGCAAGTTGCCGAATTGCGCCTGCACCTCTGTCAGACTTAGGCCTGACACCACTTCCGCATCGCCTTGCAACGGCGGCGCAATCACATAGGGCTCCATCAGAATGAGCTTGCCATTGGCAGCAGCCGCAGACTGTTGGAGAAGTGACCGATACGTCGCTTCATACTCGGCGAGCGGAACGTGATCAACCATGTTGCCAACAATGAGCCGCCCTACGTCGTTGATGCCGATCTTGACCGAGAGCCAGTCCGCTTCCTCGGCAAGTACGTCCGCGTCCCAACGCGCCGCCAGGTCGCGCACCGTGTTGCCGCCAATGCCTCGGTTGACCACCGACAGGCCATACTCGGGATAGCGCGCGTGGAGGAGGGCTCGCACAAGACTTACGTAGCCCCTCCCATAGGGACCGTCCTGCTCCGTGCGCCTTCCACAGTCAGTAATGCTATCGCCGGCAAAGACGATTTTCTCTTCAAGTCCGAAACAAAGCGTTCCCATTCATCGTCCTTTTGACCATGTTGCTCCGTCGCGAAAGTCACTGGAACTCTGCTTGGCACCATTTGGACGTACCAACGGCGCAAGAGCAGAAACTGTGGCGATGTGGTTGCCGAGCAGAAGGGGGGTTTTCAGCACGTGCGGCGAGCAGGCCGCCATAGAACGGGTCGCAGACGATTAACTTGC carries:
- a CDS encoding SGNH/GDSL hydrolase family protein; amino-acid sequence: MGTLCFGLEEKIVFAGDSITDCGRRTEQDGPYGRGYVSLVRALLHARYPEYGLSVVNRGIGGNTVRDLAARWDADVLAEEADWLSVKIGINDVGRLIVGNMVDHVPLAEYEATYRSLLQQSAAAANGKLILMEPYVIAPPLQGDAEVVSGLSLTEVQAQFGNLRASGVRDDPLLTAGWMHFRAHIDAYIEVVHRLAGEFDAILVRTQAAFDIALEAQPPAEWAADRIHPDLPGHAVIARAFLAAVGYGDI